A stretch of Castanea sativa cultivar Marrone di Chiusa Pesio chromosome 2, ASM4071231v1 DNA encodes these proteins:
- the LOC142625384 gene encoding protein FAR1-RELATED SEQUENCE 5-like, which translates to MEHGEAASLGRYFSRQLKENLLYYFATQLDYEELITNIFWVDARMIIDYSHFGDVTMFDTTYSTNRDARPLGVFLGLNHHREIVVFRGALLYDETIESFVWLFETFLEAMFKKKPITVFTDQDAAMSVAIKVVMPKTYHALCSWHMWQNAKKHLGHLLKNESQFNDDFLACIYEYDGEDEFLSAWNEMLDKYDVHENKWLIDLFKLKEKWAQTYVKSTFTA; encoded by the coding sequence ATGGAGCATGGGGAAGCTGCTAGCTTGGGAAGATATTTCAGTCGTCAACTTAAGGAAaatcttttatattattttgctaCTCAATTGGACTATGAAGAGTTGATTACTAATATATTTTGGGTCGATGCAAGAATGATCATTGACTATAGCCACTTCGGTGATGTAACAATGTTTGATACAACATATAGTACAAATAGAGATGCAAGGCCACTTGGAGTATTTTTGGGTCTTAATCACCATAGAGAAATTGTTGTATTTAGAGGTGCACTTTTATATGATGAAACGATTGAATCTTTTGTATGGTTATTTGAGACCTTCTTAGAAGCAATGTTTAAAAAGAAGCCTATCACTGTTTTCACGGATCAAGATGCAGCAATGTCAGTTGCAATAAAAGTAGTCATGCCTAAGACATATCATGCATTGTGTAGTTGGCATATGTGGCAGAATGCTAAGAAACACTTGGGTCATTTACTAAAAAATGAGTCTCAATTTAATGATGATTTTTTAGCATGTATCTATGAGTATGATGGTGAAGATGAGTTTCTTTCAGCTTGGAATGAAATGCTGGATAAGTACGATgttcatgaaaataaatggcTGATTGATCTAtttaaattgaaggaaaaatgggCCCAAACATATGTTAAGAGTACTTTCACTGCATGA
- the LOC142623460 gene encoding transcription factor HEC1-like, translated as MDGDMLKSLTDQDHMDLMTMMMQMEKLPEFCEPFHNTPIPTLYPEIEFTCGGTSNIATPTPPIIHNPNVAPVPHTLINPSSSIPLMGTPIQDPMTPPLQPHVMSGRFRFNNVGALSLANTYEKKNSVAAMREMIFRIAAMQPIHIDPESIKPPKRRNVKISKDPQTVAARHRRERISERIRILQRLVPGGTKMDTASMLDEAIHYVKFLKKQVQKLEQAEANRTINGVGLPAVGMTRGGVNYATLVKAYQPAQMVGCMQI; from the coding sequence ATGGATGGTGACATGCTAAAATCATTAACAGATCAGGATCACATGGAcctgatgacaatgatgatgcaAATGGAAAAGCTTCCTGAATTCTGTGAGCCTTTCCATAACACTCCCATTCCTACATTATACCCAGAAATCGAATTCACCTGTGGAGGCACTAGTAACATTGCCACCCCCACACCACCCATAATCCATAACCCAAATGTAGCCCCTGTCCCACACACGTTGATAAACCCAAGTTCCTCCATACCATTAATGGGCACTCCAATTCAGGACCCCATGACACCACCTCTTCAACCCCATGTGATGTCAGGAAGATTCAGGTTTAATAATGTTGGTGCATTATCTCTTGCAAACACATATGAGAAGAAGAACTCAGTGGCAGCAATGAGAGAGATGATTTTCCGGATAGCTGCGATGCAACCTATTCACATAGACCCGGAATCAATCAAGCCACCTAAGCGGAGGAACGTGAAGATTTCAAAGGATCCACAGACCGTGGCAGCGAGGCATAGAAGGGAAAGGATAAGCGAGAGGATAAGGATACTGCAAAGACTTGTTCCTGGTGGGACTAAAATGGACACGGCTTCGATGTTGGATGAGGCAATACATTACGTGAAGTTCTTGAAGAAACAAGTGCAAAAGTTGGAACAAGCCGAGGCTAATAGGACAATCAATGGAGTTGGTTTACCTGCAGTTGGGATGACGAGAGGTGGTGTAAATTACGCTACTTTGGTGAAGGCTTACCAGCCTGCTCAAATGGTGGGGTGTATGCAGATCTAA